Within the Salvia hispanica cultivar TCC Black 2014 chromosome 4, UniMelb_Shisp_WGS_1.0, whole genome shotgun sequence genome, the region GTGATAACTTCACAATTTTTGAAGTCACAATGTCGCTTATGCACTCTTCTAGAAGGTTCCCTAACTTGACACAGATTCTCAAGGCATAAAGATTGGGACATGTGAATGCTTGCTTAAACTTCATCAACCCTTCTTCATTTGAAGTGAATTCACAGCCCTGTTTCATTGAAAACGTACAGTATGATAGCTTGTTCCACTTGGTGGCGATGGCATTCGTCAGAGCTGATAAGCTTTCATTGTCGCATACTGATGCTGATAAACGTCGTAGATTATTCGTACTTGTAATATGTTTCAATTCGTGCACTGAACTATCATAGCCTATTAGGCTCTCCAGCTCATCAACACAATCATCCAATTTCAATTGGTAATTTCCAACTTTTTCCATGTCATAGAGAGGAAGGAGCAAATGTTTTAATCTGGACATCTTGCTCAACACATTTGGAATTCGAACATTCCTAGACAGATATAAATCAAGGGTATCTAAGTAGGTCAAATTGCTTATAGAAGAGGGCAGGCTATCAAGTTCACATTCTCGCAGACGCAAATATCTAAGGTGAACAAGATCAGTGATTCCCTTAGGTAACCTTTTGTCCACAAATTTGAACCTCAAGATAACTAGACCTCTAAGCAACTTGAATTTCCGAAAGTCAACTATACATTGTGGGGGGAATTCAATAGTTTTCTTTTCAATATCACAAAGTATTTCAAGAGATCTAAGAAGCTTGCTACTATCATTTGCACAAGTGACAGTAAGCTCATCACGCTCTACCTGAACCTCTGTTTTGAAATGGATAGTCAAATGTCGTGTCTTTGCACGAGACAGAGCTTCCTGTAGTGAAGTACTAAACTTCCCACCTTGATAATCCAAGACTTGTACACCAAATTCCTCCTTTTCCCCCATTGATAAACATAGCTCTCTTACCACATCATGAAGTTTGCATGTCTTAAACTTCTGCTTGGGTATAACATCCTCAGTTTCAACTTGAACAATACACCTCGAAGCCAACTCACTTAAGTAGAGCTCTGCAGTGTCGGTTAAAGTTACACCATTTTCTTTAACATTCTCATCAGAAATCAGGCCTTGTGCTATCCACATCCTATATAGATCAGGAGCATATATGGTTTCATCCTCTTTAAGTCTAcccaaataaagaaaacacgGCTTCAAACAATAAGGTAGATCTTGATAACTCAGATTCAGCACTCCATCAATCTGATTTTCCTCTCCACCATGCCCCACACCTCTATATATAGATGCattgatattttcattcaCCAACTCCCACTCTCCCACACAAGTTTTCTTACTCAAGACCCCTCCGAGTAAAGAAATTGCTAACGGCAAAAAACCACATTTTCGAACCATTTCTTTCCCAATTGTTATGACATTTTCTTGCAATGCAAATTCTGTATTGAAATCATGAATCTAAATCAACTAAAAGCATATAATGAGAATGATGAATTGAAGATACACGTTGAATCAGTGATGTACCTGGAATTTTCTTGTGTGgaaatgttttctttttcagtaATTCCCATGAATCCTCCAAATTAAGCAGGCCAAGCTCCACAGAGAATCCAATCTCTGCTACACTCTGTTTGCGCGTGGTCACCAAAATCTTGGTCTTCAAATTCTGAACAAGAAAGGCATGCTTGAGTCCATCCCAGTGACAAATTTCCCAAAGATCATCAAGCACAATCATGCATCGCTTCCCTCTCTGAATTTCACACAATTTCTCCACTAACTGTGTGTCGCACAGACTCGAAACGCCCTCCCCTTCCTGTGGATCTAGCTGCTTCATAGCATCCTCCAAAACCGATCGAATTTCACACTTCTGAGTAATGCAAACCCATGCGAAGGAATCAAATCGACCATTTCCAGCCTCAATCATGTGATTGTACACCTTTTTGGCAATGGTTGTCTTGCCTATACCGCCCATTCCCCACACCGAAATCACTCGATGCTCGTCGTCGTGGAGCAGGATCGAAACTAGCCTCTTCAGATCATCCTCTTTCCCAACAAAGCAATCTTCAATTTCGAAACTGGGGAAGGTCTTCCTCGCCCAATTTCGGATGCCTGCGGCGGAGCTCCCATCTCCGTCGACGATTCTACTTATGCCGTAAGCATTCATATCGCCGGAGACTCTAGCGAGCTCCGATTTGATGTACGAGATCTCCGAGCCTAGGCGGTGGAGCGAGAAGCAGAGGCGCAAAAACCTAAACCTGCGGAGGAATAGTTTAAAGCCGCGGCGGCGGCGTCCATCGGCTGAGATTCTGACGGCGTATTCTAAGATGACGCCTTCAGCTCTGTACGAGAGATCTCTGATCTGTGAGAGCCAATTCCGCACGGTTTCGCATTTGTGATGCCGTCTGTCGGCGTCTCTGAGGAGACACTTGATCTCTTTGAGCTGCGTTTGAAGCGCCTTCACCTTCCCGCCAACGCCGACTAACAGCCTGCCTTCTTCTACCAGCAGATCTCGTAGTGTTTCTAGAGCTACGGCCACGATTGCTTCCGCCATTGTTGATCCAGTTTGAGAATTTGAAATGGAATAGTAGAAGATAATTAGGTGGACAGTGTACTCTTCTACGTggactccctccgtccacgaataaaagactcttttttttcatccGTTCGAATAATAGTCCCAgttcattttttactataaactGTAATTGGATCtcagagcatccacaatggcaaATAGGTCAGTCATAGGTCAGCCATtatctcccctgccacgtcagcaacactcaAAAAACcccctgccacatcagatttaggccagccataggccagccgcaataaaaataattcaaaatacactacatttacggaattaaaatacggaattaaatgtacgacacatatacgggaaaattcattaaatacatttaaaaaaagttacatagattaaaaacaaattacaaaaatgataaagaaaaaaaactatcgccgagtcctccgtgcccacaactcttcaattatatccttctggagttgaatatgagcttcaacttggcgcatgttggcaaattccttgaggcggccggcttcatcgagaggtaccccatgtcgtacactaggggtggccgttccgtggcttggaccggcttcatcgtcaccGACCCAACTAGTCGgcttgtacgccttcgtcttcgacaatcatgttgtgcatgataatgcaggcgtacattatttcggaaacgcatccgacatcccacaaacgcgtgggacccttaattgccgcccatcgagaccggagcacaccaaatgcgcgctccacgtccttgcgcgccgactcccgtcgttgcgcaaagtaggccttcctttcatcgcttgtttgtcggatcgtcttcccaaagaccggccaccgagggtatatcccatccgctaagtagtagcccatatcatgtcGGTTGTCGTTGGCCACAAAagagacggctggaccgacgccctggaccgatgtggaggtactcatcccacatgtctgccgtgcctccgtaggccaactgcctgattgccgccgtgcacttttgaataggtgtgtggccgggtctgccagcccgcatcgtgcctgaagcggaaacacatATAGCGACGCTCCAATGCGTcaacgatgcgcataaacaactccctacGCATTCGAAAACGCCGCCAAaacatgttggcgggaaaGCGCGGGTGCTCTGAAAAGTAGTCGTCGTACAGCCGCTGGTGTGCAGCAACGTGATCCCGctcaatcactgctcggtgGTGGATAACCGgcggagggcgaggtatcccctgctgttccaccatacgcatgtaccgctccatcccgCGGTCCATGTAGGCATTCAtggcctcgttcatcctccgctcgtactcctcagcatcACAACCACTACCGCCACCATCACCGCTActacccgcgttactcatcgctagaaaatgctcttgtacagaaagttagagagagaaaactcgttaaaacaagtggtgcaaatgaaaatgaaacgaaaatcgcgtttatataggatttaaaaaaaaaaaaaaaaatcggcgGGGGCGATGGGTGAGATCCGCCCCTGCGCGGCTCAGCTGCGCCCGCTTAATGGCCGAATCGAGGCGGAGCGACCTTGTAAAATGGAAGGGAGGAAATGCCGGGAACTCCCTCGACATCCGGGGGAAGTCGCGAGATCCACCATTGCTGCCGCGCTTCTCAATCCGCCCGTTTAACAGTTCGATCAGCGCTTTTTCACCACCAGCGGGCCGCACCCGCCGGgcacttctcggagtccttcggcaacaagaagcactcccggggaaggtgaactccttatacttcccctcCAAGAGGAACCGGCTACATGACTATCCTCCCCAAGGCGTCCTCCTGGTCCCACCGCCCACTTCTTGAAGGAATGACGGAGGCTGCCTTGGCGCAGTACAAGTCGGGTGAATGCGGTCCGCCGCCGGCATACGGGtgcgctcccaccccttccggacctcctcGTTGTTGAAGTCCTTCCCCTGCAAGGCGTGCCTCCTAGCGGCGGCTTCCGATCtccgcccacatgttgacgaccacggctggttgttcgcaactGGGCGGATTGCCGTACACCGACCGACCACCCCTTGGCAAGCCGCTTTGCTCCTTTATCCTCCACCCACTTCCTCCGGGTGGGGGTGTCGTCAACAGCGGGAAGGCGATGACTCGCCGAACACCGCCTTCCCCTTacccctcgtcttcttcttcgcgGCGCGGGGCTCCGCTCTCGGCCGGACCTGAGTATCTGGATCATCGAGATCGATCCCCTATATCATGCAACGACAGAAGGTCGGTCGCGCGGTGAAGCTGCGTCTCCGCCGGGTCGAGCCGTGTGAGACGGCCGGGCCAAAAACTGCGAGGGCCGAGGAACCGCGTCCCTCCCGGTAAGGACCCCTCAGACCCCCGCATACCGGATACATACCGTACGCCCGCCGTCCTCGTCCCGCCCgcacatcatccccatcatccgGCCGTCGCATTCGGGGGCATACCCCCATCCGGCAAGCTGACGCTTCGTCAAGCCCCTCGCCCGCTGCTACTCCCGCCGCCTGCCATCCCCACGCATACCCCTAAAGATCCCACCGACATACCCTCCCGGCGCAccagccatcatccccatcatctgatTCCAAGGGATGTTAAATCCCGGGGCCCATCTCGCTCCCCATCCAGATCCCAGCCCAGGTACCGTGCCAGAGTGCTGAGATCCACTCGTCACTGCCAtttggactcgttgttgtgatccatcgctcgattgctcttgtacagaaagttagagagagagaaaactcgttaaaacaagtggtgcaaatgaaaatgaaacgaaaatcgcgtttatataggtttttaaaaaaaaaaaaaaaaaaaaaaaaaaaaaatgcggctggccgatcgctagCCGATTTGGCCTCCGCAATGGCGGCCGGCGCATCGGCCCGgcgacgagcgatcggccgGCCACGCCGATgcgctcgccgatttcgcGCTGagccgattgcaatggttcgccgaccattgcggatgctctcaTATTCGACTAACTCATTTaaatcacatttcatttaaaactattcccttcgttccataatagtagaaacatttttttcgaagattaagaaaagttggttaaataaaagaagaataaaataagaaatgaaaaaggtaaagaggtgaagagagagaaaagtaaataagaagaaatgtgttgacttttactaaaagagaatgactccactactatgaaacggggaaaatatgtaattagtacaataaaaaattaattagtaaaataaaagaaatagataaactatgagaaaaaaaaattgaaagtattttcttaaaaaaataagataatttttgtggacacaaaataaatacactaatttttgtaataaattGATTGTTTTAAAAACTTAGTTTGTTAAACATGAGCGTtgttatcaataaaataaattgcttttataaataaaatggataattgttatttatattaacttTTAGTTGAATTTTAGTTAGtgttacaatttttaaaatagaaataaaattgttgttattCGTGTGTAACTACGAACTCGAGTCCTAGTCAAATTTGACAAGTGTAGTATTTGTGTGAGACTTTAAAATGTTCAAAAGACCCTCAATTTTATTCCTCCAGTTGAGAGTTTTGCAATTTGCATATACTTCATCTtggaaatatatattcattaaaGTAGAAACAAAATAGATTGGCAATTGTTCTACAAAATACATGGATACACAACCttattttctgtatttttttaaattttattctcttttgtttttggtggAGCCTTATGAGGAGGATTCTAGATAAgaagatatttaatttattggtCATGGTGGGATCACGCAAAGATAATACTTGTTGAGGTATGCTGTCGGTGTATTAATGTCTTGAATTGCCAAATTGCAgtatagattattttatttttttaattctaggAGATTAAGTTGATCTCATTTATGGGAATATCAAGTTGATACGAGTATCATTTCTTACCATGTGTATGGTACTATGGTTCTTGTTTTCTATGAAATAATGGATAATTTATgagaaagaaatagaaaaaaaatgatgaaagtattttcataaataaaaacaccAATTTTAGTAGACCGACGGATATGATtgtaattatcaattaaactaattattcataaaacttaaaaataattttataaataaaaaattatttaaaccATTCTAGTTGACTTCTTATTATAGTTATtctaaaaccaaaataaaaaatgacccTGTCAAACTTTAATGTGCTTTGTGCGTGTGTGTgatcatttaaaattagacATGTGCATGTCTGTGTGCGACgctttaaaatattcaaagataACAGTTATTAACACCTCAGTTGTGCCTCAAATTCCTTTTAGCAAgatttatacataaaaatagaagaaaaaaattgtcatattAATGTTTTCACATTACTTGCGTATTTTTTCCAACAATAAATATGGATACAACCTTATTTACTATACATAAAAACATGATTCCAtgaatttaaaacataaattatgaagtaaaagaaaaacataggGTTAtttgcctataaatacataaactttaaattttgaatataaatacatgaacttttGATGTTTCTGATTTTTCTCCAATATCCCAAATCAAAACACATGTGACAATCAAAATTACACCAACATTTGTgtattaactaataaaataataaattttaattccacgTAAGCATCTTTTGTGGACCACACTATTCATGCTTATTCTTGTCGAGCTCTTCACGAAGGCTATTGGGATATTGGGATATTGGGATATTAGTGTGTTTTGATTGCCACATGTGTTTTGATTTGGGATACGATGGACTTTTTGTATTGAGCATTTTGGAGGTGTATTGGAGAGTTCAACAAATTTTGCTTCCAAGTTGGAAGCAAAACTGGCTAAACTCTCTCGTACTCCTCCAAAATGCTCAATATACAAAGTCCATCGATAGTTACGCAATCTAAACCACAAAGCCTATGAACCTAATGTGATTGCTATAGGCCCTTATCATCGCGATAAGGAGCATCTGAAGGCCATGGAGCACCACAAGTTGCACTATCTGGACCTCCTCCTGCTTCAAGAAAATAACCCACCTAGCAACGTTCAAATGTACGCCAGCTCTGTAGCCACCGTTGAAGTTGAAGCAAGAGGATGCTACAATGATTTGCCTGATACTCTTACCCGATCTCAATTTATACATATGCTTCTTCTGGATGGATGCTTCATCATCCAACTAATTCGCACATTTGCGTTACATTTTAGTCAAGATATTGATCCTATCTTAAAAATGGACTGGATGATCAACAACCTGCAACATGATCTGATGCTCTTTGAGAATCAAGTCCCGTTCTTCGTATTGTGCAAGTTGTACAATCTTATCGAGCCCCTTAGCATATTATAATTCAATACAATGGAAGCAAAAATACTAAATGTCAATTTGCGTACTGTGCTTATTTACATTcagtttattttttccatttttcgaGATCAACTTTAAAACTTATCCGTTCTAGTTACCACCTAGTTATCCGTTGGCAATGCattattatattcttaaaCATTATATGCGCAAAATGTCgatggaaaattaaaaacgATGAGGTTAAATAAGATAGCCCAacaataatactccatatgctAATACAATATATCAAGAAAAGCAATTCTCAACCACAAAAACAGTTGGGCGAGCGAATCGTGGATacaaaacaaacattattactaataatagATAAAAGGGCAAAAAAGCATTCAGAAAACTAATTTCATGTGTAAGACCATATTGTTTAAGAGCTACGGGCTTGTTCACTATGCATGAGTGGGTTCTCAAGATATGAAACAAGAGCAGAAATACGATTGTTGGGCCCACCTAATTGACAACTTAATGGGGCGTTCAGTTAATAAGAATTGGACTGCAGTTTAGAcccaattttttttgccatttattttttgctgCTTTTTTCGGGACAAAGTTATTGCTTTGCCGTTAACACCACTAGTTTTACCatccgtgctatgcacgggccaagttatctttaaaaaaaatcaaatatattttttaaaaatataatattgttgaattttttgcaatttaagaataaaaactactgaaatattgtttgtataaatatgattattaacATTTCAAAAAACATACTTTTActtctaaatatattaatttatcgATCCACTTTAACAGAAAGATATgagggaaaaaaatataaacatccTTCAAGAATAACTAATATAGAGAAAACAATTATTGGTAATAAACTAATACCGACTAAGTGGTAGTTTTGACCATGTAAATGGCAAATAGGCGATGAATGACAGATGTTCAAactattatcaattttttcaaccataGAGGTAAATCAAAACATCGACTTATATGAACGAATGTTTTTAGAGTAGTGAGCACTTTTCAAATTATTAGAGAACATCAACCGAAGATGATCTTAGGAGGACATATCATCTTTAGGAATCTCAACATTCTCAATCATAtaataaagtgaatattttcaatttttggtttatttagTTTCTCAAGACGTTCCTCGTACCAAAATAATGCACCACAATGTGAACAGAAGAACAAAGCATCACCATTATGTGAATAGtgtgcaaataaaaaaatgaatgcccataaaaagtcaaattatttacatatttctATAACAAAATAGCAAATCCATTTTAACAATATGCggatttaaatattattatagttgAATGCTCCAAATAGTTATGAAAGtaataattactaatatttaatacaaaggattataaaaaatacctccattttaatttagttacgacgaaacaaaattaatctcGCTCACAATAGGTGAATCACGTCATCACGaacaaaatcatctataataATAGGGCTTTCAACGAAACCACCAACACcgtaagataaaaaaattattattagtaaaccaaattaaataaaagatgtCTCGCTTTCtgttttagtttgtcccactaaaaGTGTCAcaattccatttttagaaaactagtatcacgcctgtgctatgcacagattaatatatttttaaaatattaattttcaatagtaaattaattaaataatatcagaatcaatattaacaatgaacgtaacaatttttgttatatgagaataaaaaatctatacaaattgaagcataataaatttgaaacaaataacattatataatgtttaaacattaaatcatggagtaggaagataaaaatctattacaataaagaattaaaccTCCCACTCACTCCACGTACTTAGGGCCCAATTCTAATTCCATAATCAATCTTGCATATTCATCTGCTTGCTTCTGAATATTTGACAGCTTGTTCGCGGAGGCACTTATTGTAATAACctacaattaattatattatgaattatgatgaTCGAGAGTCAGTGtataaacattaataaatCTCACTTCTCACACTAAAACTGTACTGTAAGAAATGCATACACCAATAGGAGAAATCCAAtcacccatttttttttattctccaAGGAGATCTGTTCGGTCAAATATATAAGTAGATTAATAGGGCACCAAACTCTGATCTGCATAGGACAATCCTAAATCACTCTTCCCAGTTTCGCTATCTACGACCATTGATTTCACCATGTGCGGCGCGGCACGATTTATCAAATGCTCACACTCTGCCTTGGACTATCAACAAAAGATCGAGCAGTCAAACGAAAATCTATATCACGTCAAAGGAGCAATAATGTAAACTGCAATTAGATTCAagaaattttccataaaacaCATGCATCGCTCTAAAGCAATGATAATCTAGGATTAcagaaataatgaattaaaaatgatttaaaatgaaattcaaataacataaacacattgaaattaaacaatggggcatttaaactaaaatgttTGCATGCCTGTCCCCGTGTGTGATCCTAAATtgtaagaaataatataatagtagtTCAACTAAAGCATAAcagaattataaaatattatactattatagtaTAAACTTCCAAACAAAAGGGcggaaaataatttatacaccTACCCAAATACAATAGAATAACTCAATAGCccattcaaaattaatatgcATAGCCCAAACTTTCTAAAAAGTGAAAAGGCCGAACACATAAGcccaattcaaaataaaattcgaaATTGGTCACTATAAATCTATAATCATATTGCAgctaattaaactaattagaCTAAGTTTACCAAAATTAATACACTTAgtaattttaaagtataatttataccgcgtataaaaacaaaaatcctCATTTCTCCCGATTGCTGGCCCATCTAATTGACAACTTAATGGGGCGTTCAATTAATAAGAATTGGGCTGCAGTTTTGACCCAATTTTTTTGGCCATTTATTTTTGCTGTTTTTTTCGGGATAAAGCTATTGCTTTGCAGTTAACACCATTTCAGCAAAATGAGAGTTTGAAGGACACAAGAGACTTTTGGCACTCAATTTTGGACACGGTCTACGATGTTGCTCCAGTTAGCACCATCTTGTCAATAAATGCAAATTGGGTTATTATGGGTGCAACCGTGCAGGCCGAACTTCTATTGTAGGGCCTGGCATAGTTGAATGATGCATAATGAACATCAGTTTTTGGTAAGAAATAGAGCCTACTCACTATCTCATGTATAGAAGAATAGCTGAAATCtagagaaaattttgaatgcGTGATGGtaaaaaagatagaaagagAATGGACTATAAGCTAcaaatgcatatatttatagtaaaaaaaaattaagtccCTCTTctagaaatttatatttataatctagaaaatattttattcataaattttgaaaatacatCGATTGTTTTCTATAGTATTGAAAAACTAATGTGCATGCGCACCAATAAAGTggaaatattcataaattaatattttcgaaatatatagtactactttaATTGGGTTTTCAATTGTCAATTACGTCTCAAAACATAATGCTGTAATATCTTCATTTCCGAATCTTCTACTTAAACAAATTCGTATATTAACTGTTGGACAATTGTGACTTGAGAGTGTAACAATGTATTTttccaataataaaattatttaaatattttgcaagtgaattaaattgatgtCAATGAATAGTTTTATGCAAACGGCctctcaattgatcactcgCCATTATAAAAGGTGGCATATTATAAATTACGTATGGCCTCAATTGATATCTTAATACTCCTTCAAAGAGATATCTTAGAAGGATTTAATCATTAAGCTAGTGAGTGAGTTTGATCATAGATAGGATACAATGAATAGCTAGTTTTTGGTGTATGTTTGTAGAGCTTTGTGTTCGAGTTGGATGCTCTGTTATAACTGGTTTATAATTGCGATCAATAAAGCTCTCTCATTCTCTCGTGGACATAGGTTCCAAGTAATCGAACCACGTATATGCAGCGGCGGAGCCAGAATTTTAACAGTGGAGGGTCCAAATTaccattaaaatatattaagtgTGTTTAGTGCTAACAACATGGAAACAATTCGAAcgtgaaaaatataaaaaaccgTAGATGAGAAATGGATGATGAGAAAACTAATTAGCGAATAGATTTTTTAGAAAAACTATTTTATCACATAATTTGATAGTATTTATAATTAGATCAAAGAATTATTATctactagtataatattttgtttaataaagagcatcacattaaaattgattttattaatattataatatttaacaatatttatgaaatcaaagaattattttatcttcttaaattataaaaaccattctttatgattaaaatgatttatGTACAAAATTACTAGTGAAACAatcaataaaagttactaaagTGAAAAAACCCATAAGACATAAacaaagaggaaaaaattaacaaaatttactgatatgaaaaataaaaagttacaATGAATCAGTAACTCTAGATTGGAGTCGAACTTGGTACTAAGAGGCTGAATATCAATCCAATTACGCTACCACttcatatttaaaacaataattatatataaaatatatagtaaatattGAAATGGGTGAGGGGCCCAAGGGCCCCCCTGGCCCATCGTGCCTCCACCACTGCGTATATGTCCGGTGTATTTTCACTCTTTGTATTTTCACTCTTTGCATTTTGGATGCTCTGTTGTGACTGGTTTATAATTGCGatcaataaaacatttttctcatAAGTATGTAAATATGTGaagttaaaatttcaattttttaaaaattatttcaaaataattaatatgtaaggataatttgtttcaaatcaattaatatttataaactgATGTtcactataaaatataaatttatcactAACTGATTGATTATTTGAATGGATACTTATACCATCTCCAATAGTACTGGAAAACCTAAAATGCAGTAGAAAAACACCTCCAATAATACTGCAAAACCAATCCTATTAtaggtttttgaagaaaaaatacctATATCTAGGTTTGCACTAAAAGTATACCAAAAACACTTTTTGTAGTTTGAGTGATTGCATTCAAGTccaaatcaatttatatttatcgaaatagaagaagagaaggtagaaaaattaaaatactgaGATTGAAAAACTTACACAGACATTTCAGCGGCGTGATGAAGAAGTTTGAAGTAATAACCTAATccaattttattcatatttgatTAGTTATAAAAATAGTGGGCTGgcctatattattattattattatattattcaacatatttaaaaaaaatctattatttTAAGAGCCGTTACTTTTCAATACAGAATCAAAATGTGAGTTTAGATGGATTAAAAACTTATCGGTgcacataaatatttttatatagtattttatttgtaattaaatttttgaatattataatttattatttaacaaataatagatttcatatttagttatattaattaataaatcttactatattatacttatttaatttaagatatcGACAAAGTGTCATGGGTTAGTGTGtaattttagataaaatatataggtaagattgaaaagtataaaaagttagtgggtaatgaatattcttttaggtttgagtttagtgtaaatggttggagtaaaatcaatGTTTTGTGtgacatttacactaaaataggtttgagtttagt harbors:
- the LOC125218068 gene encoding putative disease resistance protein At1g50180, with the protein product MAEAIVAVALETLRDLLVEEGRLLVGVGGKVKALQTQLKEIKCLLRDADRRHHKCETVRNWLSQIRDLSYRAEGVILEYAVRISADGRRRRGFKLFLRRFRFLRLCFSLHRLGSEISYIKSELARVSGDMNAYGISRIVDGDGSSAAGIRNWARKTFPSFEIEDCFVGKEDDLKRLVSILLHDDEHRVISVWGMGGIGKTTIAKKVYNHMIEAGNGRFDSFAWVCITQKCEIRSVLEDAMKQLDPQEGEGVSSLCDTQLVEKLCEIQRGKRCMIVLDDLWEICHWDGLKHAFLVQNLKTKILVTTRKQSVAEIGFSVELGLLNLEDSWELLKKKTFPHKKIPEFALQENVITIGKEMVRKCGFLPLAISLLGGVLSKKTCVGEWELVNENINASIYRGVGHGGEENQIDGVLNLSYQDLPYCLKPCFLYLGRLKEDETIYAPDLYRMWIAQGLISDENVKENGVTLTDTAELYLSELASRCIVQVETEDVIPKQKFKTCKLHDVVRELCLSMGEKEEFGVQVLDYQGGKFSTSLQEALSRAKTRHLTIHFKTEVQVERDELTVTCANDSSKLLRSLEILCDIEKKTIEFPPQCIVDFRKFKLLRGLVILRFKFVDKRLPKGITDLVHLRYLRLRECELDSLPSSISNLTYLDTLDLYLSRNVRIPNVLSKMSRLKHLLLPLYDMEKVGNYQLKLDDCVDELESLIGYDSSVHELKHITSTNNLRRLSASVCDNESLSALTNAIATKWNKLSYCTFSMKQGCEFTSNEEGLMKFKQAFTCPNLYALRICVKLGNLLEECISDIVTSKIVKLSLLDCEIEHDPMGILGKLPSLRELYLGPRSFLGKKMTCPAFSFPLLKKVSLNRLPNWREWIVEPGAMPLVTEIIIGRCPRFWKVPEGFSSIQTLQKLVIYGVPGLRKRVWGSGQGGVDFHKVRHVPSIIIN